The genomic region GATAGAGAGCAAACACACCATTAGAGAATCCTACCACCACCATATCAAGCCCCTTATGATAATCGCATGCTGTTAACTTTGCAGGGGTCTGCATGAAAAGGTTCTTTTTCAACAACTCCCATTTCATCTTATGCAAATAACGCCCATTCTCTTCATCCAATTCATCAACTCTACCATCAAAAGCCTTCCTTTTCCTCAAATTAGCTTCATTTCCATCTTCCCCATTCTGCCCCTGCCCCTGCACCGGAGTCCCTGGAGAATCTGGCTCTGAAAAATCTCCCCCCATGTCCTCAAGTTCAGCACCATTGATGTTATACCCCCAGGTAAAAATTGCGCCATCACGTGATAAAGTATAAACTTTCGTGACAGCATTAGTCTTCTTGTCAACCCCAAAGAATGCTCCCACAATCACGTCTCTATgacctaaaaataaatacggCTTACCGTAAACATTCTTCTTATTCTTCcctttattcaaataaaagagCCTCACAGTCAAATCTTTGGACCCAACAACTAAATAATCCGAGTCAGGGCTCCAGTTCAGTGATGTAATACGATCATTACAATCGGCGAAGGTCTTAATCAACTCGAAGGGGAAGAATTCCTTTTTAAATCCCGGAGACCGCCATATTTGGAGAAGCTTAGCGGCTGCAACGGCAATGAATCGACCGTCGGGGCTAAATTTCGCGTCGGCGACGGGGTACTTGATGGAGAGACGATGTAGAACGGCGCGGCGGGGGAGGTTTATGAATAAACAGCGATTGTTCTCGTCGACGGTGAAGAGAAATAGACCATCTGGTGATGCTGCTATACGGCGAAGGTTGGTGGAGGCTTGGCAGGGCAGGGTAATGGTTTCGGATTTTAGGAGGTCGGTGACGGACACGCGGTTGCCTACCGGTGAGATTAGCAGAGTGTTGTTCACCACGACGGCGTTTCCCCCGCGGTACGGCGCGCCTAGCAGATTCTGAAACCTGTAATTCATGGTGAATCCTCTCTGTCCGTTGTGAAACCCTAATTAGGATTTTGGCGGTGAAAGGGTTTATGTCTTGCCCATAAACCCTAACCAGAGTGTTTGTTACAAGTAGGGGAAAGCGTAGTTGAGAGTTGCTACATTCTGTAAATAGCGCTTCCTTAAATTGTTTACAATTAGCTTCATTTGAAATGCtgcttaataaattttaagtaaattacaaccaatttttctgatattcgatataattatgaatatatttttcagtatttgaaaatttaatatatgtcaaattctataattattagatgaaggtttgaaattatcaattttattttattatttttttaaagaaaaataaaaattataaaaaattaaatatattgaatgcaaaaaaaaattaaaataataaaaaattataaattaaatatttttcaactgtGATATTTTGTGAAGCATGTGATATGATATTTATGAggtaattttattcattttccgTACAACAActgtcaaaagaaaaaaagaaagatataaGATGATcatacaattttattgaataatttatagtaggtaaataagatattaattatGGTCTTACCAAATATCCCACATTAATTATGAAGTTATCAAATCCTTCCCTAAtcccatttaaaaaaaaaaaaaataaagaagccCTAAAAGTATAAAAGCCATAAAGGAAGATCAAAGAAGTTGTTACTTACGTataattactataaatttttttggttgttttgtTAAGAACAAtttcatatatagatagacaattttatttgtaattgatacgtcaatttacatatatattgtagaaaaaaacaaaagaaaactggATGTAGCAGACGCAGGGGCtatgtatgaaaatatatatgtatatatttgttccAAACAAGCTTCTACTGTAGagctatatgtatatatgcatcTGATAACAAgtaaagaaacaaagaatGAACATCCCAAAAgcccttatatatatatactatcaTCAACATCAAAATACTCACTGGAATATTACACAACAAATTCCTTATACAGGTGAGAGAAGTAAAGAGTAAATACTtcaaaaactttattttactGTGAACAAGTAGTCAAAACTGTAATCACTACTAACTTCTATAACTCTCCAATCCCACTGCTTCCAACTACTAACTCATCTACGCTCTCCCCTTGTTATTGCTCCTCTGTCCTCACCCCTCAACTTCAGTCCCACCATCAAGAATCCTAGAGCCCCAGCCTTGTGTTCAACCAATTGCACACCTCGTCCATCTCCTTAGGCACCGTGTAGTGACCGATCCTGAAGGCAAGGGACGACCACACTATTTTAGTAGACTTAGGAGAGAGCGCAACTTagactaaaatgaaaaagtttgTATATGTACCCTTCATAGGTTTTAAATGATAGATTGCGGAATCCGGCTAGGCTCAAGGCTTGGTAGGAACACTCTCCGTGTTTGTGAGGAACCACTTCGTCGCCTGTTAAAGAAATCAGTAGGCAGTAAGTATTGATATTGAGCAAGGGTTAAGAGATGGATATGCAAATTCTTTTGGCCTCATCCAGAGGCTATTTGAAAACTTTGATCTTTTTTTGGCATTCGATGTAAGGAAAAGTTGCAAAGGGTTTAACATTTTGGGAAAGCATGATACGTACAGAGTCCGTGAGAGAGCAAGATTGGCAGAGATGCAGCACGTCTTGCCGCCTCATGTGATCCTTCAATCTTGTTTCGCACACTCCTGCAGTAACAAGTGATCAAGATTTAGTTGAAAGAAATTATGTTGTTTTATGCAAAGAAACCAAGATGTCCCTTGTGAATTTCTCTGAGTAGCATGCACAAGATTAAGAAGAAACAAGCATGTCTGTATGTGCCCGTAATTCTTGAAATCAACCAGGCATACAAATATTCTCTTGGTATATATTATGGTTCTGcaacatttttgttttaccttcttttattatttaattttttcctNNNNNNNNNNTTTTGTTTTGAGAAGCAATATACTGGAAACACACCTAGCACCAGGAAGCCAGCCACTTAGACCAACTATGGCCCTCAGATTAACAGGATAAGGGTACCCATTCCCATATTTCCCCTGTGCAAAGCAAGTTGCAGAATATAGCGCTGTTGCAGCACCCATACTGAAGCCTCCAATACCGAGTTTAACTGCATTAAACAACACAAATTGGTGATTATGATAAGCATATTCagttctttgatttttttagttttttagcAACTGACAATCGACTGATATCATGAACCAAGCGAcggaaattttagttttggcGTATAAAAGAATATAGTACCATGAGTTCCACCAAAAAATTCCATATGGTGGTGCAAGTACCAAAAGGAAAACTATTTTAAAGAGAGGAATAGATGCAACCGATGCTATAGAAGCATGCCTAAGAAAGCTTTCTCACTGATGCTAAGTTGAACTTAGGCCGCATAATTAAAGACGAGAACAAGAATCTTAACTTTAAGAAGAAAGGAAGCTTTATTATCTAAAGTTCATATTGgctttttaaaaatgatgatccgtacataataataatgaaataagtAATCTTACTGTCAGCTGGTTCTGTAGACAACAAATTAGCGATATGAGCTGCCGAGGCATCTAGACCTTCAAAATCGTCTGGACAATCTTCAGAAAGCTCTCCCACATCAAACCCTGATATGTAGAGCCACAGAGTGAATACAAATTGCTTTAAATTATATGTGACTGAAATTCTGAATGATGTTCTATTTTCACTTACAAGCAGTGCAAGGAAATCCACCAAGTATAGCCACGGGACGAGTCGGAGCAGTCGGGCAAATCCATTTTATCTGCATGATCACATTCAACGCAAAATAAAGAGACTAAGATTGAGGGAAACAAATGGGCCGCTATACACTCACCCAATCACATAGTAAGTGTCATTGCATCTTGCCATGTGATTGGTCATCTTTAAACTAAATAccaataaaatagtaaatagatGGCATATCAAAATAATGCTTACATTTGGAAGGGGGAGACTTTCCAAAAGTTGTGACCAACTGCGGAAGAAAAAACACATAAGAAAATGAGCAGACAAACAAAGTCCCCAAGagatatttcttttgaaaataaatcacaCTTTACTAGTAGACTTGGAAAGATATACTGCTTctagcaaaaaagaaaaaggtgcTGAAGTTATACTTCATGTTAAAATAAGAGTATATCAAGAGAACTCGTGTGCTGCGGAGTAACgtaaatattcttttctttctttttctaaaataaagttttttttggCTTGTTGAGTGTGctacaaatattaaaagtgaATTAGTGGTCCAATGGGAACACACAGAAGATTGAGCATATATACCTTTTGATTCAAGAATTCATATTAAGAGAGCTAGAATCAGATAAGAGAAGATATAAAGTAGAAAAGATTAATGATAATTGCTATTCTGTTCTAGGAACTGCTATTTTCGCTCACCGGCTTTGGCTTTATCGAAATAAAGGGAAAAAGTTCGAGTTCTTTCGAGTGCTCCCATCAACTCAGTTACTGTAGGAATATTCTCAACTAAAGTTGTTCCTCATAGGATGAGTTTGTAAATATGTCTAGCCATTGACATTCTATTACAGATGATGAACTTTTTCTCTCCCTTTAGTGATATAAAGTCCACACATACACAACCACTTTTGCTTTATAGTACATACTATTCACCAtagaattgagaaaattatcgATCTTCGTTGTTAAACTTTAACACTCAGCATGTTCATACTAATGTAAGATTGTATTACAAAATGTCAGCCAAGAATTATGGTAATGAATACAACTTTAATTGATCAATGTCCAAATATCAGTTCCCTTGACCAAATAATTGAGTGCAATATCCAGATATGGTGTGTGATGGAATTGAAGTAAAAGGACTACTATGACAacattcatcatcatcataaaagGCTTAATCAAGAAACAGAGATCATCAATACCTGGAGCCATTGTCACCTAAGCCATGCAGCCAAACTATTGTAGCCTGATGTTTCCCTTTAGGCTTAACCACATATGTCCTCCCAAATTCAAACGTTCTTCTACCTGTTCTACTTCCTAGAGATTCATACAAAGAAGTCAGTCTTCTAAGAAGTAAAGACATGTACTTAGCAAAACCAAAAAGCCAAACAGAGCACCATTTCTACCAGAAATTGCCCTAAAAATGAGACATTTCACTCATCCAAAACCAAAATTGCATTGTTCAAAAGAATGCAGAGATGGGCTGGAAAAAAGACGGACATTTGAGGTACTAACCAGAGCCCATTGACGAATTTGAATAGCtcattcttgaatttgaagttGAAAGAATTGTGGTTGTTGGGTGTGTGTATGGTAAAATGGAGTTGTATGTATGCAATGAAGAGAAGTGAAAGTGGGAGTCCCCTATTTATACCCGAAAGGGTAGGTTGGAAATGGAATAAAACATGTATGTGTGAACCAGCTGCACATTACCTAGAAactcaaaaagaaagaaaaaaagagagagattgGGGCATCCATGAAAAGGAGAGGTAAAGACAAGGACAAAAAGCAAGCAATCTTTTCATCAGcacagacagagagagagagagagagagagaatcaaAACcagcaaaaaaagaaaagaaatcaaaacataGTAGTAGGGTTTAATGTAATGACATTCATTCTGTAAGTTTCCCTCAACGGTCGATGTTGGAGGGCTCTAGATTTACagtatatagagagagaatcTGTGCTTGTTTGGCAGCGGCCATAAATAAAGAACccttcacacacacacacactacaacttcaagaatattttctgaaaacaaCCAAAGGAATAATTCAATTtggcaaaaaagaaaaatatctttctctctcaatcatttgtttatgtatatttttcatgatggttgattgattgattgatggATGCCCATTAAAATCTTGATGGTGAAGTTCAACTCCCCTCCCCTCCCCTactattttttcatctcactctcactctcatTTCTTACACTAACTCAGTATTATATGTACAACAAACTTTGAGATGGGATGGCTCTAtctccatctccatctccatCTCTATCTCTATTCTACATGGGAATTAGGAATATTTAGCGTTTTGTGGTACACTTTGAGTGTTGGAGTGGAAACTCACAAGTACTTGGGAAAAAGCATGTGAATTTTTATCACTCTCTCTGCTTTTCTTGTTTGCCACTAGTCCCTATTGGTATCTGTCCCTCATCTCTCCTCTGCTCTTACAttcattatgtttttttttcttaccttcaacaataaaaaaattgtatttgcaataatttttatttttataattaaaaaatgatcattgGGATGTCGAAAAATAGTTtgatatttacaattttattaataagctGAAGAAAGTATGTAGAAGGCTTaagtatttgaatttaaatcgttttaaaatcataaattgcaaataaaaatagagtaaGTTATAGCTAACTCccttaaaatttgacataattatgaatattctctcattatttgaaaaactacaaataccacctcaaataaaaaataattatggagTCCTAAAACGATGAGGTGAACGTTACTACTTTTCCCTTACTGAatttttgttacaaaaaactatttgaaaaaaatatgcaaaaaaaattaaagccgtagaaaatattaatccataaaaatattttaaaaaaattctaaaaatatgtaaaattatacttcataattcaaaatggtattttaatcagttcaccataaaaattgaatggaaaCATAACGGAGGCTAACAAAACGGGCAAGTTGTtagacaaatattaaaatcaggagggttatttataacttttcaaacaacaatacaatatttgtaattatatcaaattttagcaaaaatgattgcaatttaccaattttacttatatttattatataattactgaGTTGGAGTATAATATATCCAGTACTTATGTTGTTTGTACTCATTAGAAAGTCCAAAAGTGGAGCACTCTTACATGCCATCCTGTGACTGAAACAGAGCATTACCTGAGTTGCATTATGTCTCTTAGCCTGTAAAATGAGCTGGTTTCTAATTCTTCCTTTCCTTTGCTCactctttaaaattaaaatctatttgcaaataaatttcaagaaataatagaaattcatttttgtgtACTGTATTATTAAGATTTGGGGGCAAAGTGCAAAACCCCTCCTACATTGGAGAGGGTttgctattaatttttaataaattgattgttATAGTTGTTAGCAATTTACACGatgatataattgtaattgatttattaaaagtaCGTTTGGTTGGGGTGAAGAGTGAGATAataagaaaagtgaaaataaaaagaaatgtataAGAGATAGTTTGGTGTTTGGTTAAGGGGAAGAGATTGAGGAAAAGTAATATTCGATGTATATGAAACCCCTTtcgaatttcaattttgtttccggccaaaaaataaaaaaaagtataaattttatttttattactcatatatatagtttccTTCCAATTATTTTCTCCTTCCGCTGATGATACCGTACACAATCTCCGGAGAAAAGGTAACAGAATATCTCAAAAACTAATGCATCGAAGTTaacgataaatatttttattaattgaaaaatattcttgttcttgtttgataaatatgtttattagtaaggtttttaaaattttaatatagtaacatcatattagtatattattaatttatttattttttcagacaA from Sesamum indicum cultivar Zhongzhi No. 13 linkage group LG3, S_indicum_v1.0, whole genome shotgun sequence harbors:
- the LOC105157540 gene encoding acyl-protein thioesterase 1 homolog 1; amino-acid sequence: MSYSNSSMGSGSRTGRRTFEFGRTYVVKPKGKHQATIVWLHGLGDNGSSWSQLLESLPLPNIKWICPTAPTRPVAILGGFPCTAWFDVGELSEDCPDDFEGLDASAAHIANLLSTEPADIKLGIGGFSMGAATALYSATCFAQGKYGNGYPYPVNLRAIVGLSGWLPGARSVRNKIEGSHEAARRAASLPILLSHGLCDEVVPHKHGECSYQALSLAGFRNLSFKTYEGIGHYTVPKEMDEVCNWLNTRLGL